One region of Armigeres subalbatus isolate Guangzhou_Male chromosome 3, GZ_Asu_2, whole genome shotgun sequence genomic DNA includes:
- the LOC134219581 gene encoding solute carrier family 35 member G1 isoform X2, whose protein sequence is MPEHLELQQLVGGVLQSGVRHRSLSWLQCSCPYLGIILATVSSFFFSLCSVIVKGLVDINPIELATFRFIGVLLPSIPIAIYKQERIFPRAGVLHID, encoded by the exons ATGCCGGAACACTTGGAATTACAACAACTGGTGGGAGGAGTGCTGCAGAGTGGTGTCCGACATCGGTCGCTTAGCTGGCTTCAATGTTCTTGTCCCTATTTGGGCATCATTCTGGCTACAGTTTCGTCGTTTTTCTTCTCACTTTGTTCGGTCATAGTTAAAGGCTTGGTGGACATCAATCCAATTGAACTGGCTACATTTCG GTTCATCGGAGTTCTTCTACCATCCATTCCGATCGCCATTTACAAGCAGGAGAGAATTTTTCCACGAG CTGGTGTTTTGCACATCGACTGA
- the LOC134219581 gene encoding solute carrier family 35 member G1 isoform X1 has translation MPEHLELQQLVGGVLQSGVRHRSLSWLQCSCPYLGIILATVSSFFFSLCSVIVKGLVDINPIELATFRFIGVLLPSIPIAIYKQERIFPRGKRIILVLRCFVGTTGLMLSFYAFRHMPLADASVIIFSTPVFVAIFARLFLREQCGMFNVITIVFTLIGVVLITRPPYFFHESTNLVAEQVIDTNYDLWGPVAALSSTLFGANAYVLLRALKGLHFSVIMTNFGAFALVYTIIVCYVLGALCWPLCGSDRLLVIALALFSFGGQILLTLALQFEQAGPVAIARSADIVFAFIWQIMFFKETPNFYSVLGALLVVSSVALSGLRKWALALPRDSNLRKRLFFLFLE, from the exons ATGCCGGAACACTTGGAATTACAACAACTGGTGGGAGGAGTGCTGCAGAGTGGTGTCCGACATCGGTCGCTTAGCTGGCTTCAATGTTCTTGTCCCTATTTGGGCATCATTCTGGCTACAGTTTCGTCGTTTTTCTTCTCACTTTGTTCGGTCATAGTTAAAGGCTTGGTGGACATCAATCCAATTGAACTGGCTACATTTCG GTTCATCGGAGTTCTTCTACCATCCATTCCGATCGCCATTTACAAGCAGGAGAGAATTTTTCCACGAGGTAAGCGGATCATTTTGGTGCTACGATGTTTTGTTGGAACGACTGGGTTAATGCTGAGTTTTTATGCCTTTCGTCATATGCCACTGGCAGATGCTTCAGTAATAATTTTCTCCACGCCGGTTTTCGTTGCTATATTTGCGCGACTATTCCTTCGGGAACAGTGCGGGATGTTCAATGTGATAACAATTGTATTTACGCTGATTGGAGTTGTGCTGATTACTAGGCCACCTTACTTTTTCCATGAGTCGACCAACCTGGTCGCCGAACAGGTCATCGATACAAATTATGACTTGTGGGGTCCGGTAGCAGCCCTATCATCAACTCTGTTCGGTGCCAATGCGTACGTTTTATTGCGAGCCCTCAAAGGACTCCATTTTTCGGTGATAATGACCAATTTTGGAGCATTTGCATTGGTATACACGATTATCGTTTGCTATGTTTTGGGAGCCCTTTGTTGGCCTTTATGCGGTTCTGATCGTTTATTAGTGATAGCTCTGGCACTGTTTAGTTTTGGAGGTCAAATTCTCCTCACGTTGGCGTTACAATTCGAGCAGGCTGGCCCTGTGGCGATTGCCCGTTCTGCGGACATCGTGTTTGCTTTTATTtggcaaattatgtttttcaaGGAAACACCCAACTTTTATTCGGTACTGGGAGCTTTATTGGTGGTTAGTTCAGTTGCACTTTCCGGACTCAGAAAGTGGGCGTTGGCATTGCCCAGAGATTCAAATTTAAGAAAaaggttattttttttgtttttggaataa